Proteins encoded together in one Marinobacter sp. Arc7-DN-1 window:
- the gap gene encoding type I glyceraldehyde-3-phosphate dehydrogenase, giving the protein MTDSAPFRIAINGYGRIGQCVLRALYENGFRDHLQVVAINELSDIDTIAHLTRYDSTHGRFQGEISVAGQDLMVNGDAIRVLRHSEPAELPWDLLKVDLVLECSGAYSDRATAERHIQAGAKRLLFSQPAESDVDRTVVYGINDRDLCPEDVIVAAASCTTNCLVPVIKVLDEAFGVEQGSTTTIHAAMNDQPVIDAYHHQDLRRTRSALHNIVPVETGLAKGIERLLPHMVGKFSSVAMRVPTMNVSAIDMVVNVGKSTDVATVNKLLEEAANGPLMRILGYTDELLASSDFNHDAHSGIVDGGQTRVTGGTMVKVLCWFDNEWGFANRMLDVSRCWLEKTEKGV; this is encoded by the coding sequence ATGACAGACTCCGCGCCTTTTCGCATTGCCATCAACGGGTACGGCCGAATCGGCCAGTGCGTGTTGCGTGCGCTTTATGAAAACGGCTTCCGCGACCACCTGCAGGTGGTCGCCATTAATGAGCTGTCGGATATCGACACCATTGCCCACCTGACCCGCTACGATTCCACCCATGGCCGGTTCCAGGGTGAGATTTCCGTAGCGGGCCAGGACCTGATGGTCAATGGTGACGCCATCAGGGTCCTGCGCCATTCCGAACCGGCGGAGCTGCCCTGGGATCTCCTGAAAGTTGACCTGGTGCTTGAGTGTTCCGGCGCCTATTCCGATCGCGCCACCGCAGAACGCCATATCCAGGCCGGTGCCAAACGTCTGCTGTTTTCCCAGCCGGCGGAATCGGATGTGGACCGCACCGTGGTCTACGGCATCAACGACCGCGATCTCTGCCCGGAGGACGTCATCGTCGCCGCCGCCTCCTGCACCACCAATTGCCTGGTGCCTGTAATCAAGGTACTGGACGAAGCCTTCGGTGTGGAGCAGGGCAGTACCACCACCATTCACGCGGCGATGAACGACCAGCCGGTGATCGATGCCTATCATCACCAGGACCTGCGCCGCACCCGCAGCGCTTTGCACAACATCGTCCCGGTGGAAACCGGGCTCGCCAAAGGCATCGAGCGCCTGCTGCCTCACATGGTGGGTAAGTTCAGTTCGGTGGCCATGCGGGTGCCCACCATGAACGTGTCTGCCATCGACATGGTCGTTAATGTGGGCAAGTCCACGGATGTGGCAACGGTGAACAAACTGTTAGAAGAGGCCGCCAACGGCCCGTTGATGCGCATTCTCGGTTACACCGACGAACTGCTGGCCAGCTCCGATTTTAACCACGACGCCCATTCCGGCATCGTGGACGGCGGTCAGACCCGGGTAACCGGGGGCACCATGGTGAAAGTGCTGTGCTGGTTCGACAATGAGTGGGGGTTCGCGAACCGGATGCTCGATGTCAGCCGCTGTTGGCTGGAAAAGACTGAAAAAGGGGTCTGA
- the tkt gene encoding transketolase produces the protein MPSRKDLANAIRALSMDAVQKAKSGHPGAPMGMADIAEVLWNDYLSHNPANPQWANRDRFVLSNGHGSMLQYSLLHLSGYDVSIDDLKNFRQLHSKTPGHPEYGYTPGVETTTGPLGQGFANSVGFALAEKALAAQFNRPGHDIVDHYTYTFLGDGCLMEGISHEVASLAGTLGLGKLICFYDDNGISIDGEVEGWFTDDTPKRFEAYGWQVIPAVDGHDADAVRAAIEAARANTDQPTMICCKTIIGFGSPNKQGKEDSHGAPLGDDEITLTREQLGWQYGPFEVPSEIAAAWNAREKGAAAQSEWEQAFAAYEKAEPELAAEFKRRMAGDLPSDFAGKAHAYIQECQDKGETVASRKASQNTLNAYGPLLPELMGGSADLAGSNLTIWGGSKGLAREDASGNYIHYGVREFGMVAIMNGIALHGGFVPYGATFLIFMEYCRNAVRMAALMKQRSIFVFTHDSIGLGEDGPTHQPVEQMASLRTTPNMSMWRPADTVETAVAWKAALERTDGPTALVFSRQGLPHQDRDARQLADVAKGAYILSDSEGAPELILIATGSEVGLAQDAATKLRAQGSKVRVVSMPSTDTFDAQSAEYKQQILPLDVTNRIAIEAGIADYWYKYVGLDGRIIGMTTFGESAPAGELFKEFGFTVDNVLEVAAELLDA, from the coding sequence ATGCCGTCTCGTAAAGATCTCGCCAACGCCATTCGCGCGCTGAGCATGGATGCGGTTCAGAAAGCCAAGTCCGGCCACCCGGGTGCGCCCATGGGTATGGCGGATATCGCCGAGGTACTGTGGAACGATTATCTGAGCCACAACCCGGCTAACCCTCAGTGGGCCAACCGGGACCGCTTCGTGCTGTCCAACGGTCACGGCTCCATGCTGCAGTACTCCCTGCTGCACCTGAGCGGTTACGACGTTTCCATTGACGACCTGAAGAATTTTCGTCAGTTGCACTCGAAAACACCGGGCCACCCGGAATACGGTTATACCCCGGGCGTTGAAACCACCACCGGTCCTCTCGGGCAGGGTTTTGCCAATTCCGTGGGTTTCGCCCTGGCGGAAAAGGCGCTGGCAGCGCAGTTCAACCGTCCCGGCCACGACATTGTGGATCACTACACCTACACCTTCCTCGGTGACGGCTGCCTGATGGAGGGAATCTCCCACGAAGTGGCCTCCCTGGCCGGCACCCTGGGCCTGGGCAAGCTGATCTGCTTCTACGACGACAACGGCATTTCCATTGATGGTGAAGTGGAAGGCTGGTTCACCGACGACACCCCGAAGCGTTTCGAAGCCTACGGCTGGCAGGTGATTCCGGCGGTGGACGGCCACGATGCCGACGCCGTGCGCGCTGCCATTGAGGCTGCCCGCGCCAACACCGATCAGCCCACCATGATCTGTTGCAAGACCATCATCGGATTCGGCTCTCCCAACAAGCAGGGCAAGGAAGACAGCCACGGTGCGCCGCTCGGTGACGACGAAATCACGCTGACCCGCGAGCAACTGGGCTGGCAATACGGCCCGTTTGAAGTTCCGTCCGAAATCGCAGCCGCCTGGAACGCACGTGAAAAAGGCGCAGCGGCTCAGTCAGAGTGGGAGCAGGCGTTCGCCGCATACGAAAAGGCCGAGCCGGAGCTGGCCGCGGAATTCAAGCGCCGCATGGCCGGTGATCTGCCTTCAGATTTTGCCGGCAAGGCCCACGCCTACATTCAGGAATGCCAGGACAAGGGCGAAACGGTTGCCTCCCGCAAGGCCTCCCAGAACACCCTGAACGCCTACGGTCCCCTGTTGCCGGAACTGATGGGTGGTTCGGCCGACCTGGCCGGTTCCAACCTGACCATCTGGGGCGGCAGCAAGGGACTGGCCAGGGAAGACGCCAGCGGCAACTACATCCACTACGGCGTGCGCGAGTTCGGCATGGTCGCGATCATGAACGGCATCGCCCTGCACGGCGGCTTCGTGCCCTACGGCGCCACCTTCCTGATCTTCATGGAATACTGCCGCAACGCGGTTCGGATGGCCGCGCTGATGAAGCAGCGTTCAATCTTTGTGTTCACCCATGACTCCATCGGCCTGGGCGAGGATGGTCCCACTCACCAGCCAGTTGAGCAGATGGCCAGCCTGCGCACCACGCCGAATATGAGCATGTGGCGCCCGGCCGACACGGTGGAAACCGCCGTGGCCTGGAAAGCGGCCCTCGAGCGCACCGACGGCCCGACTGCCCTGGTCTTCTCCCGTCAGGGACTACCGCACCAGGACCGCGATGCCCGGCAGCTCGCGGATGTGGCCAAGGGTGCTTACATCCTGTCTGACAGCGAAGGCGCACCGGAACTGATCCTGATCGCTACCGGCTCCGAAGTGGGCCTGGCCCAGGACGCCGCTACCAAATTGCGTGCGCAGGGTAGCAAGGTGCGTGTGGTTTCCATGCCGTCAACCGATACCTTCGATGCCCAGAGCGCCGAGTACAAGCAGCAGATTCTGCCGCTGGACGTGACCAACCGCATTGCTATCGAAGCCGGCATTGCCGACTACTGGTACAAGTACGTGGGCCTGGACGGCCGTATTATCGGCATGACCACCTTTGGTGAGTCCGCGCCTGCCGGTGAGCTGTTCAAGGAATTCGGCTTTACCGTCGACAATGTTCTGGAAGTGGCCGCTGAACTGCTGGACGCCTGA
- a CDS encoding metalloregulator ArsR/SmtB family transcription factor, producing MTSLNAHANEMSSVDALAPIFKASGDPLRLEILRVLRRDTFGVLELSQLFDMRQSGMSHHLKVMNKAGLLEPQREGNAIFYRRPLHLDTDKPTDQTIRQIFEAVDRVPLPPNLQEKIEAIRNQRADQSQAFFARYAEQFREQQELIAAFDLYAEPVAALIRKRSGKHQWQTALEIGPGEGAFLPVLAELCGHVVALDNSRDMLAKATRTCIEQRLNNIDLIEGVTDTLLARGDGFDLVVANMVLHHVPSPADIFLDASALMNNGGCLVISDLCSHDQDWAKENCGDLWLGFEPEELTAWATDAGLSAGEQLFIGLRNGFQIQVREFWKNGGQI from the coding sequence ATGACATCCCTGAACGCACACGCAAACGAAATGTCCTCCGTTGACGCACTGGCTCCGATCTTCAAGGCAAGCGGGGACCCTTTGCGCCTGGAGATCCTGCGTGTGCTGAGACGGGATACCTTTGGAGTGCTGGAACTCAGCCAGCTGTTCGATATGCGCCAGTCCGGCATGAGCCATCACCTGAAGGTGATGAACAAGGCCGGCTTGCTCGAGCCCCAGCGGGAAGGCAACGCGATTTTCTACCGCCGCCCCCTGCACCTGGACACTGACAAGCCAACGGACCAGACCATCCGCCAGATTTTTGAAGCGGTGGACAGGGTGCCTCTGCCGCCGAACCTTCAGGAAAAAATTGAAGCGATCCGCAACCAGCGGGCGGATCAGTCCCAGGCGTTTTTCGCACGGTACGCCGAACAGTTCCGGGAACAGCAGGAACTGATTGCAGCCTTTGATCTGTATGCCGAGCCTGTGGCAGCGCTGATTCGCAAGCGGTCCGGGAAACACCAGTGGCAGACTGCCCTGGAGATCGGGCCCGGCGAAGGCGCGTTCCTGCCGGTACTGGCGGAGCTTTGCGGGCATGTGGTTGCCCTCGACAACAGCCGGGACATGCTGGCCAAGGCCACCCGCACCTGTATTGAGCAGCGGCTGAACAATATTGATCTGATTGAGGGCGTAACCGACACACTGCTCGCCCGGGGTGACGGGTTTGACCTGGTGGTCGCCAACATGGTGCTGCACCACGTGCCCAGCCCGGCCGACATTTTTCTGGACGCATCGGCCCTGATGAACAACGGCGGCTGCCTGGTCATCAGTGATTTGTGCAGCCACGACCAGGACTGGGCCAAAGAGAACTGCGGTGACCTCTGGCTGGGTTTTGAACCGGAAGAGCTGACCGCCTGGGCCACGGATGCGGGTTTAAGTGCCGGAGAACAATTGTTTATCGGCCTTCGCAACGGCTTTCAGATACAGGTTCGGGAATTCTGGAAAAACGGCGGACAGATCTGA
- the metK gene encoding methionine adenosyltransferase translates to MSDYNIFTSESVSEGHPDKLADQISDAILDAILTDDPHARVACETMVKTGVAIVGGEITTSAWVDLEDLVRGVIKDIGYTSSKVGYDGDTCGIINIIGKQSVDIAQGVNRQKPEDQGAGDQGLMFGYASNETDVLMPAPITFSHRLVQRQAEARKSGLLPWLRPDAKSQVTCRYENGRVAGIDAVVLSTQHDEDVTQEDLKEAVMELIVKHALPAELLHKDTQFHINPTGKFVIGGPVGDCGLTGRKIIVDTYGGMARHGGGAFSGKDPSKVDRSAAYASRYVAKNIVAAGLADKCEIQVSYAIGVAQPTSISLNTFGTGRISDDKIIDLIRQNFDLRPYAITNMLDLLHPMYRATAAYGHFGRDPYEMTVGGKTFTAFPWEKTDRAAALKDAAGL, encoded by the coding sequence ATGTCTGACTACAACATCTTCACTTCCGAATCGGTCTCTGAAGGCCACCCGGACAAACTGGCCGACCAGATCTCCGACGCGATCCTGGACGCGATCCTGACCGACGACCCCCACGCCCGTGTTGCCTGTGAAACCATGGTAAAAACCGGCGTAGCCATTGTCGGCGGTGAGATCACCACCAGCGCCTGGGTCGACCTGGAAGACCTGGTGCGCGGCGTGATCAAAGACATCGGCTACACCTCCTCCAAAGTCGGATACGACGGCGACACCTGCGGCATCATCAACATCATCGGCAAGCAGTCTGTAGACATCGCCCAGGGCGTTAACCGCCAGAAGCCGGAAGACCAGGGTGCCGGCGACCAGGGCCTGATGTTTGGCTACGCCAGCAACGAAACCGACGTGCTGATGCCCGCGCCGATTACCTTCTCGCACCGTCTGGTCCAACGTCAGGCCGAGGCCCGCAAGAGCGGCCTGCTGCCGTGGCTGCGCCCGGATGCGAAAAGCCAGGTGACCTGCCGCTATGAAAATGGCCGGGTTGCCGGCATCGACGCGGTGGTCCTTTCCACCCAGCACGATGAAGACGTTACCCAGGAAGATCTGAAAGAAGCGGTGATGGAACTGATCGTCAAGCATGCCCTGCCGGCAGAGCTTCTGCACAAGGATACCCAGTTCCACATCAACCCGACCGGCAAGTTCGTCATTGGCGGCCCGGTGGGCGACTGTGGCCTGACCGGCCGCAAGATCATCGTGGACACCTACGGCGGCATGGCCCGCCACGGTGGCGGCGCCTTCTCCGGCAAGGATCCATCCAAGGTTGACCGTTCCGCCGCCTACGCCAGCCGTTACGTCGCCAAGAACATCGTCGCCGCCGGGCTGGCCGACAAGTGCGAGATCCAGGTGTCCTATGCCATCGGCGTGGCACAGCCAACCTCGATCTCCCTGAACACCTTCGGCACCGGCAGGATCAGCGACGACAAGATCATCGACCTGATCCGCCAGAACTTTGACCTGCGCCCTTACGCGATCACCAACATGCTCGACCTGCTGCACCCGATGTACCGGGCAACCGCAGCCTACGGTCACTTTGGCCGCGATCCCTATGAGATGACCGTCGGTGGCAAGACCTTCACCGCGTTCCCATGGGAGAAGACCGACCGTGCGGCCGCTCTTAAGGATGCTGCGGGTCTGTGA
- the ahcY gene encoding adenosylhomocysteinase codes for MSTPAEKLNSFDDYKVRDISLADWGRKEINIAEGEMPALMKLREKYKAEQPLKGANIMGCIHMTIQTAVLIETLVELGANVRWSSCNIFSTQDQAAAAIAAQGIPVFAWKGETDEEYDWCLERTVGADVDGWEPNMILDDGGDLTALLHEKYPEVLANCHGVTEETTTGVHRLQEMLREGTLKVPAINVNDAVTKSKNDNKYGCRHSLNDAIKRATDHLMAGKKALVIGYGDVGKGSAASLRQEGMIVKITEADPICAMQACMDGFEVVSPYIDGVNTGTEAGVNRALLQNTDLLVTTTGNTNVCDAHMLKALKPGAVVCNIGHFDNEIDTAYMRKNWEWDEVKPQVHIVYRDKATNDHLILLSEGRLVNLGNATGHPSRIMDGSFANQVLAQMHLFERKFADLPEDAREKGVYVQVLPKHLDEEVARAMVEGFGGVITRMTPEQAKYIGVPVEGPYKPESYKY; via the coding sequence ATGAGCACTCCCGCAGAAAAACTGAACAGCTTTGACGACTACAAAGTCCGCGATATCTCCCTGGCCGACTGGGGCCGGAAGGAAATCAACATCGCCGAAGGCGAAATGCCCGCCCTGATGAAGCTCCGCGAGAAATACAAAGCCGAGCAGCCGCTGAAAGGCGCCAACATCATGGGCTGTATCCACATGACCATCCAGACCGCCGTGCTGATCGAAACCCTGGTGGAGCTGGGCGCCAACGTACGCTGGTCCTCCTGCAACATCTTCTCCACCCAGGACCAGGCCGCAGCCGCCATCGCGGCACAAGGCATTCCAGTGTTCGCCTGGAAAGGCGAGACCGATGAAGAATACGACTGGTGCCTTGAGCGCACTGTCGGTGCCGATGTCGACGGCTGGGAACCGAACATGATCCTGGACGACGGCGGCGACCTGACGGCCCTGCTTCACGAGAAGTATCCGGAAGTTCTGGCCAACTGCCACGGTGTGACCGAAGAAACCACCACCGGCGTGCATCGCCTGCAGGAAATGCTGCGCGAAGGCACCCTCAAGGTTCCCGCCATCAACGTGAACGATGCCGTGACCAAGTCCAAGAACGACAACAAGTACGGTTGTCGCCACAGCCTGAACGACGCCATCAAACGCGCCACTGACCACTTGATGGCGGGCAAAAAAGCACTGGTTATCGGTTATGGCGATGTGGGTAAAGGCTCTGCTGCTTCGCTGCGCCAGGAGGGCATGATTGTGAAAATCACCGAAGCCGACCCCATCTGCGCCATGCAGGCCTGCATGGACGGTTTTGAAGTGGTGTCTCCGTACATCGATGGCGTGAACACCGGCACTGAGGCTGGCGTTAACCGCGCCCTGCTGCAGAACACCGACCTGCTGGTAACCACTACCGGCAACACGAACGTGTGTGACGCGCACATGCTCAAGGCCCTGAAGCCCGGGGCTGTGGTGTGCAACATCGGCCACTTCGACAACGAAATCGATACCGCCTACATGCGCAAGAACTGGGAATGGGACGAGGTGAAGCCGCAGGTTCACATTGTGTACCGCGACAAGGCCACCAACGACCACCTGATTCTGCTCTCCGAAGGCCGCCTGGTGAACCTGGGTAACGCGACCGGCCACCCGTCACGGATCATGGACGGCTCCTTCGCCAACCAGGTTCTGGCCCAGATGCACCTGTTCGAGCGCAAGTTCGCCGACCTGCCGGAAGATGCCCGGGAAAAAGGCGTTTACGTTCAGGTCCTGCCGAAGCACCTGGACGAGGAAGTGGCCCGGGCCATGGTGGAAGGTTTTGGTGGCGTGATCACCAGGATGACCCCGGAGCAGGCCAAATACATCGGTGTACCGGTCGAAGGCCCGTACAAGCCGGAAAGCTACAAGTACTGA
- the metF gene encoding methylenetetrahydrofolate reductase [NAD(P)H], with amino-acid sequence MQSQKQFRRRFSFEFFPPKTDQGKEKLQNVRNQLAGVNPDFFSVTFGAGGSTRDRTIETVLNLHRQGISTAPHLSCVGGTRQEIGELLDLYKEHGINRIVALRGDLPSGMGAAGELRHANELVAFIREHSGDTFNLEVAAYPEFHPQARNAEEDLQNFARKVKAGANSAITQYFFNADSYFYFIDRLEQMGVTIPVVPGIMPIVNFSSLVRFSDMCGAEVPRWIRKQLEAYGDDSDSIRKFGEEVVTGMCEKLLKAGAPGLHFYTLNQAEPSISIWKNLGISDREKIAF; translated from the coding sequence ATGCAATCCCAGAAACAGTTCAGACGCCGTTTCAGCTTTGAGTTTTTCCCGCCCAAGACCGACCAGGGCAAGGAGAAACTGCAGAACGTGCGCAACCAGCTGGCCGGGGTAAATCCGGACTTTTTCTCGGTCACCTTCGGCGCCGGCGGTTCCACCCGGGACCGCACCATTGAAACCGTGCTCAACCTGCACCGGCAGGGCATTTCCACGGCACCACACCTCTCCTGTGTCGGGGGCACCCGCCAGGAAATCGGCGAGCTGCTGGATCTGTATAAAGAGCACGGGATCAACCGGATTGTCGCCCTTCGGGGCGACCTGCCCTCCGGGATGGGGGCTGCCGGTGAGCTGCGCCATGCCAACGAGCTGGTGGCGTTTATCCGCGAGCACAGCGGTGACACCTTCAATCTGGAAGTCGCGGCGTACCCTGAGTTTCACCCTCAGGCCCGCAATGCCGAAGAAGACCTGCAGAACTTCGCCCGTAAGGTGAAGGCTGGCGCCAACAGCGCCATTACCCAGTACTTCTTCAATGCAGACAGCTACTTCTATTTCATTGACCGTCTGGAGCAAATGGGCGTCACCATTCCGGTGGTGCCGGGCATCATGCCCATCGTCAATTTCTCCAGCCTGGTCCGCTTCTCCGACATGTGCGGCGCGGAAGTCCCGCGCTGGATTCGCAAGCAGCTCGAAGCCTACGGCGACGACAGCGACTCCATCCGCAAGTTCGGCGAAGAAGTGGTTACCGGGATGTGTGAAAAGCTTCTCAAGGCCGGCGCACCAGGCCTGCACTTTTATACCCTCAACCAGGCAGAACCCAGCATCAGCATCTGGAAGAACCTGGGCATCAGTGATCGGGAAAAGATCGCCTTCTGA
- a CDS encoding transporter substrate-binding domain-containing protein encodes MSTKWLKTVSTSLALTVAAGTVSAETLRVVTDPSFVPFEMMDQQTGEMIGFDMEIIREVADRAGFEIDLNTMDFNGIIPALQTGNVDIAIAGITITDQREEIVDFSDPYYDSGLRILVRQGEDGVTELDDLEGKKIGTKIGSTSYDYLVKTLEEDDGVTPYPGSSDMYMALMSRAIDAVFYDAPNVGYFARTKGEGKVKTVGPLYEGQQYGIALKNGSEWVDDVNAALAAMKGDGTYKTIYEKWFGPMPEGM; translated from the coding sequence ATGAGCACGAAATGGCTGAAGACAGTCAGCACCAGCCTGGCACTCACCGTTGCCGCAGGAACCGTCAGCGCAGAAACCCTGCGTGTCGTCACTGACCCGAGTTTTGTTCCGTTTGAAATGATGGATCAGCAAACCGGTGAAATGATCGGTTTCGATATGGAAATCATCCGTGAGGTTGCTGACCGCGCCGGTTTCGAGATTGATCTCAACACCATGGATTTCAACGGCATCATCCCGGCACTGCAAACCGGGAACGTGGACATCGCCATCGCGGGCATCACCATTACTGACCAGCGCGAAGAGATCGTTGATTTCTCTGATCCATACTACGATTCCGGTCTGCGTATTCTGGTCCGCCAGGGCGAAGATGGCGTAACGGAGTTAGACGATCTGGAAGGCAAGAAAATTGGCACCAAGATCGGCAGCACCAGTTACGACTACCTGGTAAAGACCCTCGAAGAAGACGATGGTGTCACTCCGTATCCCGGCAGCTCAGACATGTACATGGCGCTGATGTCCCGTGCCATTGATGCGGTCTTCTACGATGCGCCGAACGTTGGTTACTTTGCCCGCACCAAGGGTGAAGGCAAGGTCAAGACGGTTGGACCGCTTTACGAAGGCCAGCAATACGGCATCGCCCTCAAGAATGGCAGTGAGTGGGTCGATGATGTCAACGCGGCTCTCGCGGCCATGAAAGGAGATGGCACCTACAAAACCATCTATGAAAAATGGTTTGGCCCGATGCCAGAAGGCATGTAA
- a CDS encoding amino acid ABC transporter permease, whose amino-acid sequence MEFQFQFDWQAAIDSIPFLLEGIPYTLLISFGGLVIGFALGIFFGLLSINKRWFLKWPATAYIEIFRGTPILVQVLFIFYGLPDLIGGPIDPLTAGIAAIALNSGAYISEVVRGGVQSIAKGQSEAGLSLGLSRTQTFWSIIWPQAFRRMIPPLGNQAIVSIKDTSLFSVIGVGELVRQGQIYIANTFTAFEVYFVVAILYLAITLSLSLILRYVERRGLVSV is encoded by the coding sequence GTGGAATTCCAGTTTCAGTTCGACTGGCAGGCTGCCATCGACTCCATCCCTTTTCTGCTTGAAGGGATTCCCTACACCCTCCTGATTTCCTTCGGTGGCCTGGTCATTGGTTTTGCCCTGGGCATTTTCTTCGGCCTGCTGAGCATCAACAAGCGATGGTTCCTGAAATGGCCGGCGACCGCCTACATCGAAATTTTTCGCGGTACTCCGATCCTGGTCCAGGTCCTGTTTATCTTTTACGGCCTGCCCGACCTGATCGGCGGCCCGATCGATCCCCTGACCGCCGGTATCGCAGCCATTGCGCTGAACTCCGGCGCCTATATTTCGGAAGTGGTTCGCGGTGGTGTTCAGTCCATTGCCAAAGGCCAGAGCGAAGCGGGCCTTTCCCTGGGCCTGTCCAGAACCCAGACATTCTGGTCCATCATCTGGCCCCAGGCATTCCGCCGGATGATTCCGCCGCTGGGCAACCAGGCCATCGTCAGCATCAAGGACACGTCTCTTTTCTCGGTCATTGGTGTGGGCGAGCTGGTCCGCCAGGGCCAGATCTACATTGCCAACACCTTCACCGCGTTTGAGGTGTATTTCGTGGTCGCGATCCTGTATCTCGCCATTACCCTCTCTCTGTCCCTGATTCTCCGCTACGTCGAGCGGCGCGGACTGGTCTCTGTCTGA
- a CDS encoding amino acid ABC transporter ATP-binding protein, with the protein MTHIVEMKGMNKYFGNLHVLKDIDLTVEQGEVVVIIGASGSGKSTLIRCVNGLEEFESGHLKVDGHELAPKSGNPKALAEIRKEVGMVFQQFNLFPHLTVKKNIMLAPRKVKSESPTVANATAERLLSRVGIGNQADKYPSHLSGGQQQRVAIARALAMEPRLMLFDEPTSALDPEMIGEVLDVMRELAKEGMTMMVVTHEMGFAREVADRVIYIHEGQIVEQGKPEDVFDNPQNERTQSFLSRVLAH; encoded by the coding sequence ATGACTCATATTGTAGAAATGAAGGGCATGAACAAGTACTTCGGCAACCTGCATGTCCTGAAAGATATAGATTTAACCGTCGAACAAGGCGAAGTGGTGGTCATTATCGGCGCCAGTGGCTCCGGTAAGTCCACCCTGATCCGTTGCGTCAATGGCCTGGAAGAGTTTGAATCCGGTCATCTGAAGGTGGATGGCCACGAGCTTGCGCCAAAGAGCGGTAATCCGAAAGCCCTGGCCGAGATCCGCAAGGAAGTCGGTATGGTATTCCAGCAGTTCAACCTGTTCCCGCACCTCACGGTGAAGAAGAACATCATGCTGGCACCCCGGAAGGTCAAGAGCGAATCACCGACAGTTGCCAATGCCACTGCTGAACGACTGCTGAGCCGGGTTGGCATCGGAAATCAGGCAGACAAGTATCCAAGCCATCTGTCGGGCGGCCAACAACAACGCGTTGCCATTGCCCGGGCCCTGGCCATGGAACCGCGCCTGATGCTGTTCGACGAGCCAACGTCAGCCCTGGATCCGGAAATGATCGGTGAAGTGCTGGACGTCATGCGCGAGCTGGCCAAAGAAGGGATGACCATGATGGTCGTCACCCACGAAATGGGCTTTGCCCGCGAAGTGGCCGACCGGGTGATCTACATCCACGAGGGCCAGATTGTCGAGCAAGGCAAACCCGAAGACGTCTTCGACAACCCCCAGAACGAGCGCACCCAGTCATTCCTGTCACGGGTACTCGCGCACTGA